The following coding sequences are from one Poecilia reticulata strain Guanapo linkage group LG18, Guppy_female_1.0+MT, whole genome shotgun sequence window:
- the LOC103480789 gene encoding butyrophilin subfamily 2 member A2-like, translating into MSPLIHWDPMGKLRVTMATLTGNQMIYFWFLGFLSSPGCAAPVSETFTVSVKSHVSVQRGHTAILPCWLTFSESAEDMEVLWYQGSDQSGTTVLLYQARAFDYSSQKASFAGRASFGLKEETSGGLKAGDVSLKLENVTVEDAGKYICVVSSSRDSDSASISLSVTETGHQPLLSAVMRDDKVNMSCQSDGWHPEPELRWSDSKTALIPANVSFSRNSAGFYSVHSWVLVSSPSEVSCSVGLFSEEPKETRMRLKNSLEEESGSSSDAWVAFGILLAAVLVAFGVLYFLFIRKKANKSKPGNNTTDGAEFTIIPEENESLLSKATWRSAALLEASKHYVNVQLVDTGNQLIKMRDSILRENADAKFPDGDRVTCLTAVRGSPGFSSGRHYWEVCLANAKFDLLKKSWWIGVTDKHEIPHDETLSPSSKNGFWFLSSCPNQEDTLHFSTEPETFIYVQSKPKRVGVYLDFDNRELSFYNVEEKCLIGSLATKFTGELFPLFNPGKRDPGTMKILQRSVQDQSINT; encoded by the exons ATGTCACCTTTGATTCACTGGGACCCAATGGGTAAACTGAGAGTTACAATGGCTACTTTAACAG GTAATCAGATGATTTACTTTTggtttttgggttttctttcctcacctggctgtgcTGCTCCCG tttcagagACTTTCACGGTTTCAGTAAAGTCTCATGTCTCAGTCCAGCGAGGTCATACAGCCATCTTACCCTGCTGGCTCACCTTCTCTGAGAGTGCAGAAGATATGGAGGTACTCTGGTATCAAGGGAGTGATCAGTCTGGTACTACTGTCCTGCTTTATCAGGCAAGAGCTTTCGACTATTCATCCCAGAAAGCTTCGTTCGCTGGTCGAGCCTCATTCGGCTTAAAGGAAGAAACATCAGGTGGATTAAAGGCAGGTGATGTCAGCCTGAAGCTGGAAAATGTCACAGTTGAAGATGCAGGAAAATATATATGCGTTGTCAGCAGCTCTCGTGATTCTGATAGTGCATCTATTAGTCTGAGTGTGACAG AAACTGGACACCAACCTCTCTTGTCAGCAGTGATGAGAGACGATAAAGTTAACATGAGCTGCCAATCTGACGGGTGGCATCCAGAGCCTGAGCTGAGATGGTCAGACAGCAAAACAGCTCTCATTCCTGCTAATGTGTCATTTAGCAGAAACTCTGCTGGTTTTTATTCAGTCCATAGTTGGGTTCTGGTCTCCAGTCCTTCTGAGGTCTCCTGCTCTGTTGGGCTCTTCAGTGAAGAACCAAAGGAGACCAGAATGCGTCTGAAAAATTCATTAGAAGAAG aGTCAGGATCGTCCTCAGATGCATGGGTGGCCTTTGGGATACTTCTGGCAGCTGTATTAGTTGCTTTCGGAGTCTTGTACTTCCTGTTCATCAGGAAGAAAG ctaacAAGTCCAAACCAGGAAATAACACAACTGATG GGGCTGAATTCACAATCATTCCTGAAG AGAATGAATCACTTCTGTCAAAAG CAACATGGCGCTCAGCAGCTCTATTGGAAGCATCCAAGCATTATg TGAATGTTCAACTGGTGGACACAGGCAATCAGCTAATAAAAATGAGGGATTCTATACTGAGAGAAAATGCTGATGCAAAGTTTCCAGATGGAGACAGAGTCACTTGTCTCACTGCAGTCAGAGGATCACCTGGTTTCTCTTCTGGACGACACTACTGGGAGGTTTGCTTAGCAAATGCAAAGTTTGACCTCCTCAAGAAGTCCTGGTGGATCGGAGTTACAGATAAACATGAAATCCCTCATGATGAAACTTTATCTCCATCCTCAAAAAATGGTTTCTGGTTCTTGTCTTCTTGCCCCAACCAGGAGGATACTCTTCATTTTAGCACTGAACCAGAGACATTCATTTATGTTCAGTCAAAACCAAAAAGAGTCGGTGTGTATTTGGACTTTGACAACAGAGAGCTCTCCTTCTATAATGTGGAAGAGAAATGTCTGATTGGATCTCTGGCAACAAAATTCACAGGTGAACTGTTCCCACTTTTTAACCCTGGAAAACGTGACCCAGGGACTATGAAGATATTACAGAGATCTGTTCAGGATCAGTCAATTAACACTTAA
- the LOC103480651 gene encoding butyrophilin subfamily 2 member A2-like isoform X1: MSCQSCCFSLTKRFDTRSSYTSYSFLFIFFYVPGNRMIYFLFLGFLSSPGCAAPETFTVSVKSTVSVQRGHTAILPCWLTLSESAEDLEVLWYQGSDQFGTPVLLYKEKAFDYSSQKALYAGRVSFGLKEETSGGLKAGDVSLKLEKATIEDAGKYICLVSSSRDSDSASISLTVTETGHKPLLSAVMRDDNKVNVSCQSDGWHPEPELRWSDSKTALIPANLMFGKNSAGFYSVHSWVLVSSSSEVSCSVGLSNEEPKETRMRLENSLEEGSSSDGWVAFGILLAAVLVAFGVLYFLFFRMKAIKSKSGNNTTDGANLTNIPEENESLLSKKNESLLSKTTQCSAALLEASKHYENIQLVDTGNPLIKIRGFRLRDNADAKFPDGGRVTCLTAVRGSPGFSSGRHYWEVSLQTTKLDLKTSWWIGVTDKHEIPHDERLSPTTKNGFWFLSSCSKQEDTLQFSTEPETFIYVQSKPKRVGVYLDFDNRELSFYNVEEKCLFGSLAAKFTGELFPLFNPGKGDMGTMKILQRSVQDQSINTEPVKKLQKEEQDQSGTTENPEAES, encoded by the exons ATGAGTTGTCAatcctgttgtttttctcttacaaAGAGGTTTGACACACGATCCTCTTATACCTCGTACAgtttcttatttatatttttttatgtcccaGGTAATCGAatgatttactttttgtttctgggttttctttCCTCACCCGGCTGTGCTGCTCCCG agaCTTTCACGGTTTCAGTAAAGTCTACTGTCTCTGTCCAGCGAGGTCATACAGCCATCTTACCCTGCTGGCTCACCTTGTCTGAGAGTGCAGAAGATTTGGAGGTACTCTGGTATCAAGGGAGTGATCAGTTTGGTACTCCAGTCCTGCTTTATAAGGAAAAAGCTTTTGACTATTCATCCCAGAAAGCTTTGTACGCTGGTCGAGTCTCATTCGGCTTAAAGGAAGAAACATCAGGTGGATTAAAGGCAGGTGATGTCAGCCTGAAGCTGGAAAAAGCCACAATTGAAGATGCAGGAAAATATATATGCCTTGTCAGCAGCTCTCGTGATTCTGACAGTGCATCTATTAGTCTGACTGTGACAG AAACTGGACACAAACCTCTCCTGTCAGCAGTGATGAGAGATGATAACAAAGTTAACGTGAGCTGCCAATCTGATGGCTGGCATCCAGAGCCTGAGCTGAGATGGTCAGACAGCAAAACAGCTCTCATTCCTGCTAATCTGATGTTTGGCAAAAACTCTGCTGGTTTTTATTCAGTCCATAGTTGGGTTCTGGTCTCAAGTTCTTCTGAGGTCTCCTGCTCTGTTGGGCTCTCTAATGAGGAACCAAAGGAGACCAGAATGCGTCTGGAAAATTCTTTAGAAGAAG GATCGTCCTCAGATGGATGGGTGGCCTTTGGGATACTTCTGGCAGCTGTATTAGTTGCTTTTGGAGTCTTGTACTTCCTGTTCTTCAGGATGAAAG ctatCAAGTCCAAATCAGGAAATAACACAACTGATG gggCCAATCTCACAAACATTCCTGAAG AGAATGAATCACTTTTGTCAAAAA AAAATGAATCACTTCTGTCAAAAA CAACACAGTGCTCAGCAGCTCTATTGGAAGCATCCAAGCATTAtg AGAATATTCAACTTGTGGACACAGGCAATCCGCTAATAAAAATCAGGGGTTTTCGATTGAGAGATAATGCTGATGCAAAGTTTCCAGATGGAGGCAGAGTCACCTGCCTCACTGCAGTCAGAGGATCACCTGGTTTCTCTTCTGGACGACACTACTGGGAGGTTTCCTTACAAACTACAAAACTAGACCTCAAGACGTCCTGGTGGATCGGAGTTACAGATAAACATGAAATCCCTCATGATGAACGTTTGTCTCCAACCACAAAAAATGGTTTCTGGTTCTTGTCTTCTTGCTCCAAACAGGAGGATACTCTTCAGTTTAGCACTGAACCAGAGACATTCATTTATGTTCAGTCAAAACCAAAACGAGTTGGTGTGTATTTGGACTTTGACAACAGAGAGCTCTCCTTCTATAATGTGGAAGAGAAATGTCTGTTTGGATCTCTGGCAGCAAAATTCACAGGTGAACTGTTCCCACTTTTTAACCCTGGGAAAGGTGACATGGGAACTATGAAGATATTACAGAGATCTGTTCAGGATCAGTCAATTAACACTGAACCTGTGAAGAAACTACAGAAGGAGGAGCAGGATCAATCAGGTACGACTGAGAATCCAGAGGCAGAAAGTTAA
- the LOC103480651 gene encoding butyrophilin subfamily 2 member A2-like isoform X4 has translation MSPLIHWDPMGKPRVTIAALTGNRMIYFLFLGFLSSPGCAAPETFTVSVKSTVSVQRGHTAILPCWLTLSESAEDLEVLWYQGSDQFGTPVLLYKEKAFDYSSQKALYAGRVSFGLKEETSGGLKAGDVSLKLEKATIEDAGKYICLVSSSRDSDSASISLTVTETGHKPLLSAVMRDDNKVNVSCQSDGWHPEPELRWSDSKTALIPANLMFGKNSAGFYSVHSWVLVSSSSEVSCSVGLSNEEPKETRMRLENSLEEGSSSDGWVAFGILLAAVLVAFGVLYFLFFRMKAIKSKSGNNTTDGANLTNIPEENESLLSKKNESLLSKTTQCSAALLEASKHYENIQLVDTGNPLIKIRGFRLRDNADAKFPDGGRVTCLTAVRGSPGFSSGRHYWEVSLQTTKLDLKTSWWIGVTDKHEIPHDERLSPTTKNGFWFLSSCSKQEDTLQFSTEPETFIYVQSKPKRVGVYLDFDNRELSFYNVEEKCLFGSLAAKFTGELFPLFNPGKGDMGTMKILQRSVQDQSINTEPVKKLQKEEQDQSGTTENPEAES, from the exons ATGTCACCTTTGATTCACTGGGACCCAATGGGTAAACCGAGAGTTACAATCGCTGCTTTAACAG GTAATCGAatgatttactttttgtttctgggttttctttCCTCACCCGGCTGTGCTGCTCCCG agaCTTTCACGGTTTCAGTAAAGTCTACTGTCTCTGTCCAGCGAGGTCATACAGCCATCTTACCCTGCTGGCTCACCTTGTCTGAGAGTGCAGAAGATTTGGAGGTACTCTGGTATCAAGGGAGTGATCAGTTTGGTACTCCAGTCCTGCTTTATAAGGAAAAAGCTTTTGACTATTCATCCCAGAAAGCTTTGTACGCTGGTCGAGTCTCATTCGGCTTAAAGGAAGAAACATCAGGTGGATTAAAGGCAGGTGATGTCAGCCTGAAGCTGGAAAAAGCCACAATTGAAGATGCAGGAAAATATATATGCCTTGTCAGCAGCTCTCGTGATTCTGACAGTGCATCTATTAGTCTGACTGTGACAG AAACTGGACACAAACCTCTCCTGTCAGCAGTGATGAGAGATGATAACAAAGTTAACGTGAGCTGCCAATCTGATGGCTGGCATCCAGAGCCTGAGCTGAGATGGTCAGACAGCAAAACAGCTCTCATTCCTGCTAATCTGATGTTTGGCAAAAACTCTGCTGGTTTTTATTCAGTCCATAGTTGGGTTCTGGTCTCAAGTTCTTCTGAGGTCTCCTGCTCTGTTGGGCTCTCTAATGAGGAACCAAAGGAGACCAGAATGCGTCTGGAAAATTCTTTAGAAGAAG GATCGTCCTCAGATGGATGGGTGGCCTTTGGGATACTTCTGGCAGCTGTATTAGTTGCTTTTGGAGTCTTGTACTTCCTGTTCTTCAGGATGAAAG ctatCAAGTCCAAATCAGGAAATAACACAACTGATG gggCCAATCTCACAAACATTCCTGAAG AGAATGAATCACTTTTGTCAAAAA AAAATGAATCACTTCTGTCAAAAA CAACACAGTGCTCAGCAGCTCTATTGGAAGCATCCAAGCATTAtg AGAATATTCAACTTGTGGACACAGGCAATCCGCTAATAAAAATCAGGGGTTTTCGATTGAGAGATAATGCTGATGCAAAGTTTCCAGATGGAGGCAGAGTCACCTGCCTCACTGCAGTCAGAGGATCACCTGGTTTCTCTTCTGGACGACACTACTGGGAGGTTTCCTTACAAACTACAAAACTAGACCTCAAGACGTCCTGGTGGATCGGAGTTACAGATAAACATGAAATCCCTCATGATGAACGTTTGTCTCCAACCACAAAAAATGGTTTCTGGTTCTTGTCTTCTTGCTCCAAACAGGAGGATACTCTTCAGTTTAGCACTGAACCAGAGACATTCATTTATGTTCAGTCAAAACCAAAACGAGTTGGTGTGTATTTGGACTTTGACAACAGAGAGCTCTCCTTCTATAATGTGGAAGAGAAATGTCTGTTTGGATCTCTGGCAGCAAAATTCACAGGTGAACTGTTCCCACTTTTTAACCCTGGGAAAGGTGACATGGGAACTATGAAGATATTACAGAGATCTGTTCAGGATCAGTCAATTAACACTGAACCTGTGAAGAAACTACAGAAGGAGGAGCAGGATCAATCAGGTACGACTGAGAATCCAGAGGCAGAAAGTTAA
- the LOC103480650 gene encoding E3 ubiquitin-protein ligase TRIM39-like has protein sequence MCFLYFRMKANKSKSGDDTTGENEPLLPTETWQPTALSEASKHYENVQLMDTGNKLIQIDGSILREDIRELPDGDRVTCLTAVRGSPGFSSGRYYWEVCLENATADLLKKSWWIGVTDKHKIPHDESLSPTTKNGFWFLSSCPNQEDTLQFSTEPETFIYVQSKPKTVGVYLDFDNRKLSFYNVEEKCLIGSLAAKFTGELFPLFNPGKGDLGKMEILQRSVQDQ, from the exons ATGTGCTTCCTGTATTTCAGGATGAAAG ctaacAAGTCCAAATCTGGAGATGACACAACTGGcg AGAATGAACCACTTCTGCCTACAG AAACATGGCAGCCAACGGCTCTATCAGAAGCATCCAAGCATTAtg AGAATGTTCAACTGATGGACACAGGAAATAAGCTAATACAAATCGACGGTTCTATCCTGAGAGAAGATATTCGTGAGCTTCCAGATGGAGACAGAGTCACCTGCCTCACTGCAGTCAGAGGATCACCTGGCTTCTCTTCTGGACGATACTACTGGGAGGTTTGCTTAGAAAATGCAACAGCCGACCTCCTCAAGAAGTCCTGGTGGATCGGAGTTACAGATAAACATAAAATCCCTCATGATGAAAGTTTATCTCCAACCACAAAAAATGGTTTCTGGTTCTTGTCTTCTTGCCCCAACCAGGAGGATACTCTTCAGTTTAGCACTGAACCagagacatttatttatgttcagtcaaaaccaaaaacagttgGTGTGTATTTGGACTTTGATAACAGAAAGCTCTCCTTCTATAATGTGGAAGAGAAATGTCTGATTGGATCTCTGGCAGCAAAATTCACAGGTGAACTGTTCCCACTTTTTAACCCTGGGAAAGGTGACCTTGGAAAAATGGAGATATTACAGAGATCTGTGCAGGATCAGTAA
- the LOC103480651 gene encoding butyrophilin subfamily 2 member A2-like isoform X3, whose translation MSCQSCCFSLTKRFDTRSSYTSYSFLFIFFYVPGNRMIYFLFLGFLSSPGCAAPETFTVSVKSTVSVQRGHTAILPCWLTLSESAEDLEVLWYQGSDQFGTPVLLYKEKAFDYSSQKALYAGRVSFGLKEETSGGLKAGDVSLKLEKATIEDAGKYICLVSSSRDSDSASISLTVTETGHKPLLSAVMRDDNKVNVSCQSDGWHPEPELRWSDSKTALIPANLMFGKNSAGFYSVHSWVLVSSSSEVSCSVGLSNEEPKETRMRLENSLEEGSSSDGWVAFGILLAAVLVAFGVLYFLFFRMKAIKSKSGNNTTDGANLTNIPEENESLLSKTTQCSAALLEASKHYENIQLVDTGNPLIKIRGFRLRDNADAKFPDGGRVTCLTAVRGSPGFSSGRHYWEVSLQTTKLDLKTSWWIGVTDKHEIPHDERLSPTTKNGFWFLSSCSKQEDTLQFSTEPETFIYVQSKPKRVGVYLDFDNRELSFYNVEEKCLFGSLAAKFTGELFPLFNPGKGDMGTMKILQRSVQDQSINTEPVKKLQKEEQDQSGTTENPEAES comes from the exons ATGAGTTGTCAatcctgttgtttttctcttacaaAGAGGTTTGACACACGATCCTCTTATACCTCGTACAgtttcttatttatatttttttatgtcccaGGTAATCGAatgatttactttttgtttctgggttttctttCCTCACCCGGCTGTGCTGCTCCCG agaCTTTCACGGTTTCAGTAAAGTCTACTGTCTCTGTCCAGCGAGGTCATACAGCCATCTTACCCTGCTGGCTCACCTTGTCTGAGAGTGCAGAAGATTTGGAGGTACTCTGGTATCAAGGGAGTGATCAGTTTGGTACTCCAGTCCTGCTTTATAAGGAAAAAGCTTTTGACTATTCATCCCAGAAAGCTTTGTACGCTGGTCGAGTCTCATTCGGCTTAAAGGAAGAAACATCAGGTGGATTAAAGGCAGGTGATGTCAGCCTGAAGCTGGAAAAAGCCACAATTGAAGATGCAGGAAAATATATATGCCTTGTCAGCAGCTCTCGTGATTCTGACAGTGCATCTATTAGTCTGACTGTGACAG AAACTGGACACAAACCTCTCCTGTCAGCAGTGATGAGAGATGATAACAAAGTTAACGTGAGCTGCCAATCTGATGGCTGGCATCCAGAGCCTGAGCTGAGATGGTCAGACAGCAAAACAGCTCTCATTCCTGCTAATCTGATGTTTGGCAAAAACTCTGCTGGTTTTTATTCAGTCCATAGTTGGGTTCTGGTCTCAAGTTCTTCTGAGGTCTCCTGCTCTGTTGGGCTCTCTAATGAGGAACCAAAGGAGACCAGAATGCGTCTGGAAAATTCTTTAGAAGAAG GATCGTCCTCAGATGGATGGGTGGCCTTTGGGATACTTCTGGCAGCTGTATTAGTTGCTTTTGGAGTCTTGTACTTCCTGTTCTTCAGGATGAAAG ctatCAAGTCCAAATCAGGAAATAACACAACTGATG gggCCAATCTCACAAACATTCCTGAAG AGAATGAATCACTTTTGTCAAAAA CAACACAGTGCTCAGCAGCTCTATTGGAAGCATCCAAGCATTAtg AGAATATTCAACTTGTGGACACAGGCAATCCGCTAATAAAAATCAGGGGTTTTCGATTGAGAGATAATGCTGATGCAAAGTTTCCAGATGGAGGCAGAGTCACCTGCCTCACTGCAGTCAGAGGATCACCTGGTTTCTCTTCTGGACGACACTACTGGGAGGTTTCCTTACAAACTACAAAACTAGACCTCAAGACGTCCTGGTGGATCGGAGTTACAGATAAACATGAAATCCCTCATGATGAACGTTTGTCTCCAACCACAAAAAATGGTTTCTGGTTCTTGTCTTCTTGCTCCAAACAGGAGGATACTCTTCAGTTTAGCACTGAACCAGAGACATTCATTTATGTTCAGTCAAAACCAAAACGAGTTGGTGTGTATTTGGACTTTGACAACAGAGAGCTCTCCTTCTATAATGTGGAAGAGAAATGTCTGTTTGGATCTCTGGCAGCAAAATTCACAGGTGAACTGTTCCCACTTTTTAACCCTGGGAAAGGTGACATGGGAACTATGAAGATATTACAGAGATCTGTTCAGGATCAGTCAATTAACACTGAACCTGTGAAGAAACTACAGAAGGAGGAGCAGGATCAATCAGGTACGACTGAGAATCCAGAGGCAGAAAGTTAA
- the LOC103480651 gene encoding butyrophilin subfamily 2 member A2-like isoform X2, translating to MSCQSCCFSLTKRFDTRSSYTSYSFLFIFFYVPGNRMIYFLFLGFLSSPGCAAPETFTVSVKSTVSVQRGHTAILPCWLTLSESAEDLEVLWYQGSDQFGTPVLLYKEKAFDYSSQKALYAGRVSFGLKEETSGGLKAGDVSLKLEKATIEDAGKYICLVSSSRDSDSASISLTVTETGHKPLLSAVMRDDNKVNVSCQSDGWHPEPELRWSDSKTALIPANLMFGKNSAGFYSVHSWVLVSSSSEVSCSVGLSNEEPKETRMRLENSLEEGSSSDGWVAFGILLAAVLVAFGVLYFLFFRMKAIKSKSGNNTTDGANLTNIPEENESLLSKTTQCSAALLEASKHYENIQLVDTGNPLIKIRGFRLRDNADAKFPDGGRVTCLTAVRGSPGFSSGRHYWEVSLQTTKLDLKTSWWIGVTDKHEIPHDERLSPTTKNGFWFLSSCSKQEDTLQFSTEPETFIYVQSKPKRVGVYLDFDNRELSFYNVEEKCLFGSLAAKFTGELFPLFNPGKGDMGTMKILQRSVQDQSINTEPVKKLQKEEQDQSGTTENPEAES from the exons ATGAGTTGTCAatcctgttgtttttctcttacaaAGAGGTTTGACACACGATCCTCTTATACCTCGTACAgtttcttatttatatttttttatgtcccaGGTAATCGAatgatttactttttgtttctgggttttctttCCTCACCCGGCTGTGCTGCTCCCG agaCTTTCACGGTTTCAGTAAAGTCTACTGTCTCTGTCCAGCGAGGTCATACAGCCATCTTACCCTGCTGGCTCACCTTGTCTGAGAGTGCAGAAGATTTGGAGGTACTCTGGTATCAAGGGAGTGATCAGTTTGGTACTCCAGTCCTGCTTTATAAGGAAAAAGCTTTTGACTATTCATCCCAGAAAGCTTTGTACGCTGGTCGAGTCTCATTCGGCTTAAAGGAAGAAACATCAGGTGGATTAAAGGCAGGTGATGTCAGCCTGAAGCTGGAAAAAGCCACAATTGAAGATGCAGGAAAATATATATGCCTTGTCAGCAGCTCTCGTGATTCTGACAGTGCATCTATTAGTCTGACTGTGACAG AAACTGGACACAAACCTCTCCTGTCAGCAGTGATGAGAGATGATAACAAAGTTAACGTGAGCTGCCAATCTGATGGCTGGCATCCAGAGCCTGAGCTGAGATGGTCAGACAGCAAAACAGCTCTCATTCCTGCTAATCTGATGTTTGGCAAAAACTCTGCTGGTTTTTATTCAGTCCATAGTTGGGTTCTGGTCTCAAGTTCTTCTGAGGTCTCCTGCTCTGTTGGGCTCTCTAATGAGGAACCAAAGGAGACCAGAATGCGTCTGGAAAATTCTTTAGAAGAAG GATCGTCCTCAGATGGATGGGTGGCCTTTGGGATACTTCTGGCAGCTGTATTAGTTGCTTTTGGAGTCTTGTACTTCCTGTTCTTCAGGATGAAAG ctatCAAGTCCAAATCAGGAAATAACACAACTGATG gggCCAATCTCACAAACATTCCTGAAG AAAATGAATCACTTCTGTCAAAAA CAACACAGTGCTCAGCAGCTCTATTGGAAGCATCCAAGCATTAtg AGAATATTCAACTTGTGGACACAGGCAATCCGCTAATAAAAATCAGGGGTTTTCGATTGAGAGATAATGCTGATGCAAAGTTTCCAGATGGAGGCAGAGTCACCTGCCTCACTGCAGTCAGAGGATCACCTGGTTTCTCTTCTGGACGACACTACTGGGAGGTTTCCTTACAAACTACAAAACTAGACCTCAAGACGTCCTGGTGGATCGGAGTTACAGATAAACATGAAATCCCTCATGATGAACGTTTGTCTCCAACCACAAAAAATGGTTTCTGGTTCTTGTCTTCTTGCTCCAAACAGGAGGATACTCTTCAGTTTAGCACTGAACCAGAGACATTCATTTATGTTCAGTCAAAACCAAAACGAGTTGGTGTGTATTTGGACTTTGACAACAGAGAGCTCTCCTTCTATAATGTGGAAGAGAAATGTCTGTTTGGATCTCTGGCAGCAAAATTCACAGGTGAACTGTTCCCACTTTTTAACCCTGGGAAAGGTGACATGGGAACTATGAAGATATTACAGAGATCTGTTCAGGATCAGTCAATTAACACTGAACCTGTGAAGAAACTACAGAAGGAGGAGCAGGATCAATCAGGTACGACTGAGAATCCAGAGGCAGAAAGTTAA